A genomic region of Rhodohalobacter sp. 614A contains the following coding sequences:
- a CDS encoding DUF2283 domain-containing protein — translation MKVNYYPDTDSLYIDLSSNPSANSEEVSEGIVIDYDADGNIVGIDIDNASKKIDLEDLSFSKIPFKKNPVSDSIT, via the coding sequence ATGAAAGTTAATTACTATCCTGACACCGATTCGCTCTATATTGACCTTTCTTCAAATCCAAGTGCAAACAGTGAAGAAGTATCAGAAGGTATTGTTATTGATTATGATGCAGACGGAAATATTGTAGGAATCGATATTGATAATGCAAGCAAAAAGATTGATCTGGAAGACTTATCATTTTCTAAAATTCCTTTTAAGAAAAATCCTGTCTCAGATTCAATCACCTGA
- the argB gene encoding acetylglutamate kinase, with translation MSTNKPDINHLISSLSFEVDESLLQSLKEKVFLIKTGGNALTDDETKNEIISQIAVLYQLGAKVVVVHGGGIEIKQLLDDVGVISEFVGGHRKTDATAMGYVEMALSGMVNKELVGLLNAKGVQAVGISGRDASMVRAKKRFHITKKDEVEEKHDLGFVGDVDSVDTKLIHTLLDAGYVPVLSPVSSGEDGSSYNVNADMFAGHMAGSVKAEKFIALTNIDGLLEDVDDPASIIHELSAEEAKNLFGSVIQGGMIPKIESCLIALEKGVQSSHIINGTKKETLLRILLTDKKLGTEIKN, from the coding sequence TTGTCCACAAATAAACCTGACATTAATCACCTGATTTCATCACTTTCTTTTGAGGTTGATGAAAGCCTTCTTCAATCATTAAAGGAAAAAGTATTTCTCATCAAAACCGGTGGTAATGCCCTCACAGATGATGAGACAAAAAATGAAATTATCTCGCAGATTGCCGTTCTCTATCAACTCGGAGCAAAAGTTGTGGTTGTTCATGGAGGCGGAATTGAAATCAAACAGCTATTGGACGATGTTGGTGTAATTTCTGAATTCGTTGGTGGCCATCGAAAGACCGATGCTACCGCTATGGGGTATGTGGAAATGGCTCTCAGCGGAATGGTGAACAAGGAATTGGTCGGGCTTCTAAATGCCAAAGGAGTTCAGGCAGTCGGGATTTCTGGGCGGGATGCTTCTATGGTTCGGGCTAAAAAACGATTTCACATTACAAAAAAAGATGAGGTTGAAGAGAAACACGATCTGGGTTTTGTTGGAGATGTAGACTCCGTTGACACCAAGCTCATTCACACCCTTTTGGATGCCGGCTATGTTCCGGTTCTTTCTCCAGTCTCATCCGGGGAAGACGGAAGCAGTTACAACGTAAATGCCGATATGTTTGCCGGACACATGGCGGGTTCTGTAAAAGCTGAAAAGTTTATCGCCCTCACAAACATTGATGGTTTATTGGAGGATGTTGATGATCCGGCCTCCATTATTCATGAACTATCTGCTGAGGAAGCCAAAAATTTATTCGGTTCTGTGATACAGGGAGGAATGATCCCGAAGATTGAGTCTTGCCTGATAGCGCTGGAAAAAGGCGTACAATCATCTCATATAATAAACGGTACGAAAAAGGAAACTTTATTACGTATCTTATTGACAGACAAGAAGCTTGGAACTGAAATCAAAAACTAA
- a CDS encoding aspartate aminotransferase family protein, with product MPTNIPGKVFKTVKTIFGKEPAQKKAEKYHFDLYGRYPISLVKGKGSKVWDDEHNEYIDALAGIAVNSLGHSHPRIVKAIQKQAEKLIHVSNFYYNGPQSNLAEMLVKLSGLDRAFFCNSGAEAVEGSIKLARRYSYKKGKTGTIISMENSFHGRTLGTIAMGKEKYQDGFHPIPPGFKRVPMNDPDALEEAVNDETVAIIIEPIQGEGGIIEASAEYLKKARKLCNQYEIPLIFDEVQCGIARTGKMFAFEHYGIKPDIMPLAKALGSGFPIGAVVAKEEFAKAFDHGTHGTTFGGNPLACAAALETLKTIQDEDICEKARVRGNYLKTRLDDLSNNWNSIREVRGKGLMVGIELAFPGGDVVKEMMKRGVLSNCASGNVIRLVPPLIITKDELDTVVDVLVESIKEVEKNAQA from the coding sequence ATGCCCACGAATATTCCCGGGAAAGTTTTTAAAACTGTAAAAACTATTTTTGGAAAAGAACCGGCCCAAAAAAAAGCGGAAAAATATCACTTTGACCTTTATGGCCGCTATCCCATTTCGTTGGTAAAAGGAAAAGGCTCCAAAGTGTGGGATGATGAACACAATGAATACATCGATGCGCTTGCCGGTATCGCCGTAAACAGTTTGGGACATTCGCACCCAAGAATTGTAAAAGCCATTCAAAAACAAGCCGAAAAGCTTATCCATGTTTCCAACTTTTATTACAATGGTCCGCAGAGTAATCTTGCCGAAATGTTGGTTAAACTTTCTGGTTTGGATCGCGCTTTCTTTTGTAACAGTGGCGCTGAGGCGGTTGAAGGATCTATAAAACTTGCCCGACGATATTCGTACAAAAAAGGCAAAACCGGAACCATCATCAGTATGGAAAATTCGTTTCACGGGCGAACACTCGGTACCATTGCTATGGGAAAAGAGAAATATCAGGATGGATTTCATCCCATTCCCCCCGGATTCAAACGGGTTCCTATGAACGATCCCGATGCACTTGAAGAAGCGGTGAATGATGAAACGGTTGCGATCATTATCGAACCGATTCAGGGTGAAGGCGGAATTATTGAAGCATCCGCGGAGTATCTAAAAAAAGCCCGAAAACTTTGTAATCAATATGAAATCCCGCTGATTTTTGATGAAGTTCAATGCGGCATCGCAAGAACAGGGAAAATGTTTGCTTTTGAACATTACGGAATCAAACCGGATATCATGCCGCTTGCCAAAGCACTCGGATCGGGTTTCCCAATCGGTGCTGTAGTTGCAAAAGAGGAATTCGCCAAGGCTTTCGATCATGGAACTCACGGCACCACTTTTGGTGGAAACCCATTGGCTTGTGCCGCCGCACTCGAAACTCTGAAAACTATTCAGGATGAAGATATCTGTGAAAAAGCCAGGGTTCGCGGAAATTATTTAAAAACAAGATTAGACGATCTCTCCAACAATTGGAATTCCATCCGTGAAGTAAGAGGAAAAGGTTTGATGGTTGGGATTGAATTGGCATTTCCCGGTGGGGATGTTGTGAAAGAAATGATGAAACGGGGCGTGCTCTCTAATTGCGCCTCGGGAAATGTGATCCGGCTGGTTCCACCGCTTATCATCACCAAAGATGAACTGGACACCGTTGTAGACGTACTCGTAGAATCGATTAAAGAAGTAGAAAAGAATGCCCAAGCATAA